In Moorena sp. SIOASIH, the following proteins share a genomic window:
- a CDS encoding contractile injection system tape measure protein: MNQQRHIIKKQIIELNLSSQQGAFELQNEVNRLYRYKVLPLIDNLFNQFSDLDTIHRINTLEIDLGNIDINNLEQELIDKIIAQIQQQLEEQISHSSSSLSTQPQPKTELGESSPLLARTEGETGENIEVNKITSVSSTSYQRLSDQIGKSEIASKRALQLEIFSYFIQTGMLPWWAENLSKQELEDYCDRLITNSPNQVKPIVQQSLKNPKHLQRLIYQFSDSILLKIAGLFTGDSVPFIADYNTDIKPVLAQLEQTRNIPEAKLRLEIWQGLFLSISSDSKTQVDKFKLIQDNLLHIATSNRINYPEFLKNIVTKIEHLVREEKGFKSTLPEILDKIQIPGQDAQLIRAEKRASQLEIFSNFIQTGILSENLSKQQLEQYCDRLITNSPNQVKSIVEQSLKNPKQFQRLIYQFSDSILLKIAGLFTGDLVPFIADYNTDIKSVLEQLEQTRNIPKAKLRLERWQGLLLSLSSDSNTQVDKLRLIEANLLHITSSNNINYPEFLTSLVTKIEHLVREGKGFKSQLTEILDRIQIPSQETQLIRAEEKASQLQIFSDFIQTGILPENLSKQELEQYCDRLISNSPNQIKSLVQQSLKNPKHLQRLIYQFSDSTLLKIAGLFTGDLVPFIADYNTDIKPVLEQLEQTRNIPAAKLRLEIWQGILFSISSESKTQVDKLRLIEANLLHITSSNNINYPEFLTNLVAKIKHLVRQGKGFKSRLPEILYRIEIPSQETQFIKEREQLEHLLRELQHLDLNSQILPQHKQQINQLKTEIEILLNEINNSAQVQRSSDLITRFKQLQKTCQTLKLNIQQELKSNQTRIPDVVNTFSDSDEIYIYNAGLILLWPFLTRFFVKIGLVQDKIFINTTSAERAALLLQYLVDNSTEIPEHILPLNKILCGIELLEPIDTNLEITEQERAESENLLSAVIQNWSILKNTSIEGFRTAFLQRNGIVRIRDGSWLLQVERETYDILLDRIPWSIRVVKLPWMDNILYVEW, encoded by the coding sequence GTGAACCAACAACGACATATTATCAAAAAACAGATTATAGAACTTAATTTAAGTTCACAGCAAGGTGCTTTTGAACTGCAAAATGAGGTAAATAGACTATATCGCTATAAAGTCCTCCCCCTGATTGATAATTTATTTAATCAGTTCAGCGATTTAGATACAATACATCGAATTAATACCCTAGAAATAGACCTAGGCAATATCGATATCAATAATCTAGAACAGGAATTGATTGACAAAATTATAGCACAAATTCAACAGCAATTAGAAGAACAAATTAGCCACTCAAGTTCCAGTTTGTCAACACAGCCACAACCTAAGACTGAGTTGGGTGAGTCTTCACCACTGCTTGCTAGAACAGAGGGAGAGACGGGGGAAAATATAGAAGTAAATAAAATTACCTCTGTAAGTTCAACGAGCTATCAAAGACTATCTGATCAAATTGGCAAATCAGAGATTGCTAGTAAAAGAGCTTTACAACTAGAGATTTTTAGCTACTTTATTCAAACAGGGATGCTACCCTGGTGGGCAGAAAACTTAAGCAAACAAGAGCTAGAAGACTATTGCGATCGCCTGATCACCAATTCGCCAAATCAGGTAAAGCCTATTGTTCAGCAAAGCTTAAAAAATCCCAAGCATTTGCAGCGCCTTATTTACCAATTTTCCGATTCAATACTCCTCAAAATAGCCGGATTGTTTACTGGGGATTCAGTCCCGTTTATTGCCGACTATAATACAGACATAAAACCGGTCTTGGCACAGCTAGAGCAGACGAGAAATATTCCGGAAGCCAAATTGAGATTGGAGATATGGCAAGGATTATTCTTGAGTATCTCCTCAGATAGTAAGACTCAAGTAGATAAGTTCAAGTTAATCCAAGACAATTTATTACATATTGCCACCAGTAATCGGATTAACTATCCTGAGTTTTTAAAGAATATTGTTACCAAGATAGAGCATCTAGTCAGAGAAGAAAAAGGATTTAAAAGCACACTTCCAGAAATCTTAGATAAAATCCAAATCCCTGGCCAAGATGCACAGTTGATTAGAGCAGAAAAAAGAGCTTCACAACTAGAGATTTTTAGCAACTTTATTCAAACAGGTATACTCTCCGAAAACTTAAGTAAACAACAACTAGAACAATATTGCGATCGCCTGATCACCAATTCCCCAAATCAGGTCAAGTCTATTGTTGAGCAAAGCTTAAAGAATCCCAAGCAATTCCAGCGCCTTATTTACCAATTTTCCGATTCAATACTCCTAAAAATAGCCGGATTGTTTACTGGGGATTTAGTCCCGTTTATTGCCGACTATAATACAGACATAAAATCGGTCTTGGAACAGCTAGAGCAGACGAGAAATATTCCAAAAGCCAAATTGAGATTGGAGAGATGGCAAGGATTATTGTTGAGTCTATCCTCAGATAGTAATACTCAAGTAGATAAGCTCAGATTAATCGAAGCTAACTTATTACATATTACCAGCAGTAATAACATTAACTATCCTGAGTTTTTAACTAGTCTTGTTACCAAGATAGAGCATCTAGTCAGAGAAGGAAAAGGATTTAAAAGTCAACTGACAGAAATCTTAGATAGAATCCAAATCCCCAGCCAAGAGACACAGTTGATTAGAGCAGAAGAAAAAGCTTCACAACTACAGATTTTTAGCGACTTTATCCAAACCGGTATACTCCCCGAAAACTTAAGTAAACAAGAATTAGAACAATATTGCGATCGCCTGATCAGCAATTCCCCAAATCAGATCAAGTCTCTTGTTCAGCAAAGCTTAAAAAATCCCAAGCACTTGCAGCGCCTTATTTACCAATTTTCCGATTCAACACTCCTCAAAATAGCCGGATTATTTACTGGGGATTTAGTCCCGTTTATTGCCGACTATAATACAGACATAAAACCGGTCTTGGAACAGCTAGAGCAGACCAGAAATATTCCGGCAGCCAAATTGAGATTGGAGATATGGCAAGGAATACTTTTCAGTATCTCCTCAGAGAGTAAGACTCAAGTAGATAAGCTCAGATTAATCGAAGCTAACTTATTACATATTACCAGCAGTAATAACATTAACTATCCTGAGTTTTTAACTAATCTTGTTGCCAAGATAAAGCATCTAGTCAGACAAGGAAAAGGATTTAAAAGCAGACTTCCAGAAATCTTATATAGAATCGAAATCCCTAGCCAAGAGACACAGTTTATTAAAGAAAGGGAACAACTGGAACACCTATTAAGGGAATTGCAACACCTTGATTTAAATAGCCAGATATTACCCCAACATAAACAGCAAATTAATCAACTTAAGACTGAAATAGAAATATTACTAAATGAAATCAATAATTCTGCCCAAGTCCAAAGGTCATCAGACCTGATTACACGCTTCAAACAACTACAGAAAACTTGTCAAACTCTTAAACTCAACATCCAACAAGAACTCAAGTCCAACCAAACCAGAATTCCAGATGTTGTCAATACTTTTAGTGACTCTGATGAAATCTACATTTACAATGCAGGATTAATTTTGCTATGGCCATTTCTGACTCGCTTCTTTGTCAAAATAGGATTGGTACAAGATAAGATTTTTATTAATACCACATCTGCTGAACGAGCAGCCCTTTTACTCCAGTATTTAGTTGATAACTCAACAGAAATACCAGAACACATTTTACCTCTTAATAAAATACTATGCGGTATAGAGTTATTAGAACCTATAGACACCAATTTAGAAATCACCGAACAAGAACGAGCAGAATCTGAAAATTTGTTATCTGCTGTGATTCAAAATTGGTCTATTTTGAAAAATACATCAATAGAAGGATTTAGAACAGCTTTTTTGCAGAGAAACGGTATTGTGAGAATTCGTGATGGTAGTTGGCTGCTACAGGTTGAACGTGAAACCTACGATATTTTACTAGATAGAATTCCTTGGAGCATACGAGTTGTCAAGCTGCCGTGGATGGATAATATTTTATATGTAGAGTGGTAA
- a CDS encoding PIN domain-containing protein → MASNNKIKRYLDTNILVYSIDLSKDNRQKHRAALEILRPSQREVICLSSQVIAEFYAVVTSSKSVANPLTTQETIMRIERFMQMPNIELLSMSDNIFKEWFELLKINPVKGARVFDLMHLAIMISHGVTSIYTFNEDDFNWHPEIEVIVPSY, encoded by the coding sequence ATGGCATCGAATAATAAAATAAAACGGTATTTAGACACTAACATTCTGGTATATTCAATTGATTTAAGTAAGGATAATAGGCAAAAACATCGGGCAGCTTTAGAAATTTTAAGACCTAGTCAAAGAGAAGTTATCTGTCTGTCTTCTCAGGTAATTGCCGAGTTTTATGCTGTTGTTACCAGTTCCAAATCTGTAGCCAATCCTCTGACTACTCAAGAGACAATAATGCGGATTGAAAGATTTATGCAAATGCCCAATATAGAACTTCTCTCCATGTCAGATAATATCTTTAAGGAATGGTTTGAATTGCTCAAAATAAACCCTGTAAAGGGGGCTAGAGTATTTGATTTAATGCACCTGGCAATTATGATATCCCATGGAGTAACCAGTATTTATACGTTTAATGAAGATGATTTTAATTGGCATCCTGAAATTGAGGTGATTGTGCCAAGTTATTAA
- a CDS encoding Uma2 family endonuclease, producing the protein MITLAKWSIEDYHHMIAAGILSDRHVELLEGQIIEMSPEGPLHRKINDSIADYLREKLRGRAKIYEAHPVSLPDSEPEPDIAVVKLPVSLYDNRHPSAEEIYLLIEISDTTLEKDLEQKRIAYARAGILEYWVVDLKAQQLIVFQQPSGDSYQIKQTKAYGTLYPVAFPHIEVSVEKLLSKTI; encoded by the coding sequence ATGATTACCTTAGCTAAATGGTCAATTGAAGACTATCATCACATGATTGCAGCAGGTATCCTCAGTGACCGTCATGTGGAATTACTAGAAGGGCAAATTATTGAAATGTCACCAGAGGGACCATTGCATCGGAAAATCAACGATTCTATCGCAGACTATTTACGGGAAAAGCTCCGGGGACGCGCTAAAATCTACGAAGCACATCCGGTTTCCCTTCCTGATTCAGAACCTGAACCAGATATTGCTGTTGTTAAATTGCCAGTTTCATTGTATGACAATCGTCACCCTTCTGCCGAAGAAATTTACTTATTGATAGAAATATCTGACACTACCTTGGAAAAAGACTTAGAACAGAAGCGAATTGCCTATGCTCGTGCTGGTATATTAGAATACTGGGTTGTAGATTTAAAAGCTCAACAACTAATCGTGTTTCAGCAACCATCAGGGGATAGTTATCAAATCAAACAAACCAAAGCCTATGGAACTTTATATCCAGTTGCTTTTCCCCATATTGAAGTGTCAGTGGAAAAGTTATTATCAAAAACTATCTGA
- a CDS encoding TldD/PmbA family protein, whose protein sequence is MTKINEIADSAIAIAKRLGIEKFDIYGSAVDEAGVQVDQGEPKQVEASNRSGVTVRVWNQDQKVGITSTTDTNPTGLELALKTAYEASSFGVKENAPDFSPESTVSIPEIPNNQVPQQPVSKLVETLLDSEKKLLEAHSAIAGVPYNGLSQRDVERFYLNSDGALRQQASSSASIYLYTKTEEEGKKPRSAGAYKISQGLETLDIQTCLQKAAEKTISHLNYEKVKSGKYRVVFSPEAFLSLLNAFSNLFNAQNILDKQSLSTPESLGTPIASPLLSVCDDELHPKNVAPVYFDGEGTPTRRVPIITEGVLSNFLHSAGTAKRLNAKPTGHANMGAKVTVSPNFYHVFPGQSAEQEYSLDQAENVIWIDEVNALHAGVKALEGSFSLPFDGWMVNKGELTSIDSATVAGDFRELLKSIIYVEKEPELTSGGVCPKIWVDGLSITGD, encoded by the coding sequence ATGACCAAGATTAATGAGATAGCTGATTCGGCGATTGCGATCGCTAAACGCCTGGGAATTGAAAAATTCGATATTTATGGCTCTGCAGTGGATGAAGCTGGTGTTCAAGTAGACCAGGGTGAGCCAAAACAGGTTGAGGCATCTAATCGCTCTGGTGTAACTGTACGGGTTTGGAATCAAGACCAGAAAGTAGGCATTACTTCAACTACCGATACCAACCCAACTGGGTTGGAACTAGCCTTAAAAACCGCTTATGAGGCGAGTAGTTTTGGGGTGAAGGAAAACGCCCCAGACTTTAGCCCTGAATCAACAGTATCGATTCCAGAGATTCCCAATAATCAAGTGCCTCAACAGCCAGTATCTAAATTAGTAGAAACCCTACTGGATTCAGAGAAAAAGTTACTGGAGGCTCACTCTGCTATTGCCGGAGTTCCTTACAATGGACTATCTCAACGGGATGTTGAGCGCTTTTATCTCAATAGTGATGGGGCATTGCGCCAGCAAGCTAGCTCCTCTGCTTCCATTTATCTTTATACCAAAACTGAGGAAGAAGGGAAAAAGCCCCGTAGTGCTGGTGCCTATAAGATTAGTCAAGGTTTGGAAACTCTGGATATTCAGACTTGTCTGCAAAAAGCTGCTGAGAAAACCATCAGTCACTTGAACTATGAGAAAGTTAAGTCCGGGAAATATCGGGTAGTATTCTCTCCCGAAGCTTTCCTGAGTCTACTGAATGCTTTTTCTAATTTATTTAATGCTCAGAATATTCTAGACAAGCAAAGCCTCTCGACTCCCGAGTCTCTAGGTACTCCAATTGCTTCTCCTCTGCTTTCTGTTTGTGATGATGAGCTACATCCAAAGAATGTGGCACCGGTCTATTTTGATGGAGAAGGAACACCTACTCGTCGAGTACCGATAATTACAGAAGGGGTGTTAAGCAATTTTCTGCACAGTGCTGGCACCGCGAAACGCCTGAATGCTAAACCAACAGGTCATGCCAATATGGGGGCAAAAGTTACAGTTAGCCCTAATTTCTATCATGTTTTTCCTGGTCAATCTGCTGAACAAGAGTACAGCTTAGACCAGGCTGAAAATGTGATTTGGATTGATGAGGTGAATGCGCTTCATGCGGGAGTTAAAGCACTCGAAGGTTCCTTTTCTCTACCCTTTGATGGTTGGATGGTGAATAAGGGAGAATTAACTAGTATTGATTCCGCAACGGTAGCCGGAGATTTTCGGGAACTGCTGAAATCCATTATTTATGTGGAAAAAGAGCCTGAGTTGACCTCTGGTGGAGTGTGTCCAAAAATTTGGGTTGATGGTTTGTCGATTACTGGGGATTGA